In Camelina sativa cultivar DH55 chromosome 17, Cs, whole genome shotgun sequence, the genomic stretch TGGGTTATAGCTTATGAATGAGGTTCCAGCTAAAATATATTCATGGTCGTATAGTTACGCTGCGTGTGATTGGTGGCAACGTGTCTTGTTCGATTGGATAGACATCAAACTCCCATTGGGCCACTTTCTTGACAACTCTCCCaacttgttttctcttttcgtaaaacataattaaataatatagcgaaaaattaaaataattcatTTATTTGCTGTCAATaagaaacattttgtttttcttcaattttccCACAAATCATGTCTAAGATTAGACAGCTTTTCCACACAAAAAATATCTTCGtaagagaaaaataattgatGTCGGATTGATAACGAGTCttcaaatcacaaaattaaTTAGCATCAgtggttaaaaagaaaacaaaatctcaagtATGAATGTGAATTATATAATTGTTGACTAAAAGAGTGTAACCAGATTGGTACTTCCCACTTGTTTTacacatacttttttttataaaattgtattttacaGATATTGGTCCCTTTTGTTCCTTTTCCACAACCTTTTAACATGAAACCAATGTATCTAACTGGAAAAGCCTTCAATGGCccccaacaaacaaacaaacattatgTATGAATAAAGAATGATCTAAACCGGTCAAACCTAAATTCGGTCTGAACCGGTATAAGCAAACGACCATAATAACCCGCCAAATCAAACTTTTTCAACGGAAACTAAAGACGTTGAAAGCTCCAAGGCACAGCAACTTAACAGGAAACAACATAACAACGATCAAAGGCATGTGTTGAGACGCCACAAGGCGGCTGAATCTCTGCAACGACTTTCTTCCTGTCTTCATCATCCCTGAGAAATCCTGACTGTTGATTTGTCCGTTACTGATCGCTATCCCTGAGCTCCCGCTTTCTCTAGCCACCAGAATCGGCCACCAGAGACTCCGACGATGCTCCCTCTTCTCTCTCCTTATCTGgttaacttcttttcttatcaCACTCCTAACAGATTTCAGATACGAGTTCATATCATGGTCTCTTTGGATTGTTCCGCTGGAACCATAAGCTGATCTGTCGCTGAGAATGTCAAGAGGATGCGGCGTGTTCAAGAAAACTGTCTGCGCAGCTACTAACCGTTGCTTTTCCTCAGTGTCTTCATTATCAGGCGATTCATAATCACCAGTTAGAAGATATAAACCGTTTCCTGGAGGAAGAAGATCGTGTCCAGGAGAGAATGTCTCATCCGGTTGAAGAATCAGAAGCTCGCCCATCGGAGAATACAACATACTCTGCAAAACAAAATGTAGTTTCTTAACTACAAGAGTTCTGCAACATAGCTAGCTACATTAATCTATGATTGAATCGTAGCTGTCATACCTGTTTGTTAAGACAAGGATGGCTACGGAAGTTTCCATTAACAGCTTTGAGAAGCTCGGCGACATGGTACGGATAGTTACAAGAAAAAGCTCTCGGGACAATATCACGGTGCATTACAATAGCTTGAACATGGCTTTTAGGCAATCCGAGTTTTTTAAGAAGATGGTCACCTCCACATAGTACAAACGGCGCACCAAATGTTATAACCGGGAGTAGAGAAGAAGCAGGTACTTCACCTCGAACCAATAACATGAGGTTTAGTAATAGCGATAAGCTTCCGCCTAATGAATGTCCAGTGAAACGGAATTTAGCACTGCTCCCGTGGGTTTTAATATGTGCTTTAACTTCAGGTAGCATTTGTTCATACATTCCTTTTGCTGCTTCGTATATGCCTCTGTGAACTATCGCACCAAGCCCCTAATAGATTAAAACACAAGGTCCTTAAGTTCTAAAGCCAAAAGTTTTGTTTCCAAGATTGTTGGGAGTGTGAGGAAGTAAAGTTACCTCGAATTCAATAGGCTCAAAGAGTAAGTTTGCTTGCCAAGAAGCTAGAGATTCAGATCCCTACAATCAATTTCATAATTCTCATCATCAACTCATTAAGagaaagaaatctcaaaaaaatgaATCAGCTTTCCTTATTCTTCATACCTGAATCACAACGAATCTAGTGTGACTCTGATCATCATCACATATAAACCAGTCACAAGGAGACAAAATAGTTGATTTCAAATCGTCTGCAACTGCTTGCTTCACCTCttcctcagcagcaacaacagaagTAACAGAATAAGCAACATCTGATGATGACTCCATATTCGCCAACTTGTCATTATGGTTGTCCGAATTCTCAGCTTTGGATGAAGAACTGAAAGGGAGTATGTTGTTGGTACGAGAGTGAAGGTAAGAAGCAGCTGATGCAACAATCTCATAAGCAGCAGAAGCACTAATCTTGCGAGGTCCTTtgtccttctcttcttcttcaacttcttcaactacttcttcttctacctcctcATTTGGCTTAGTCTCATCTGAAACTTCACCATTCCCCACAGCTTTTAACGCGGATTCTGTTTTCTCAGCTGATGAAGTTACAAATCTCAAGCCGTAATATTTCGAAAGATTCGCAGTCTACAAGGAAAATGCCACAGATGAACCAAAACTCAGAATGCAACATTGTCTCTTTTTGTGAGAAGGAAGGATATAAAAACGGTACCTTGATTTTAGAAATAGAATAAGCCAAGTTCCCTAAATAAGACATCTGAGCATAGAGTTTCGATTCGGGTAACGTAACCCTCCTAAGCAATTTGGAGAAGGATTCTCTATCAAGCTGAAacttgtcatcatcatcttctaaaACCGAACATACATCGCCGCATACACCATCATCTTCAGATAATACGGCGTCGTCTGATTCAACCACCTCctcgtcttcgtcttcatcttcatcttcttcgtcgttATCGTCATCATCGTCTCTGTTATCTCTCCACATAGATTGTACATCCAAGATCTTCAGAACCCAGCTGCCATTTCGTCTCTCGGTCTCCACATGATCCACCACCGCCACAGCCCTCTCCTCCGCGATAGGCTTCCTCGAATCGCTAGAATCAACCAGAACGGCGTCGTCCAAACACAACCCGCTTCGCCTCCTCGAAGCAATTCCACAACCACCACCGCCGCGTGACCAGAAGGGAGTCAATGGGTACTTGAATGAGAAACCAAAAGGTCCTCTTTTTTGAGATGGTACCGTTGCGGTAGCTCGGACTTCAACAACTCCTCCACCGCTTACACCGTTTCCAACCGCCGTGATCGCTGGAATTACGCCGTGTAAACCGCTGTTCAAACACAAACTGtccattgtgttttttttttttttggttttattaaaaaaaaaaattgttccttTTTGGGATTCTTATTCACAAGTTAGACTAATTAACGATCTTAGAATTTGGAATGTGATGAATTATAACCCACTGAAGATTTAGAATTGAGAAATTTTTagaaaggtgaagaagaaaagcaaattaaaaaatttggtttatcAGCCGAACAGATCGCCGAAGACGAAActtgtgtgagagagagagatctttttTATGCtatattttcgtttttctatttttttaataaattatatagcaaaaagaagactttaaaaaaaaaaaaaaatttgctttcCTTCcttagatattttctttttttcttttgcagaaattatacatataaaaatgaaaaaaataccaCAGGGAGTGTAGGAACGATGTCGTTTTAGGTGGAACATACATACGTGTGAGTTATCCGGTTAAGACGTGTTGCCCAAATATTGAGAAATAGGTTTAGTCTTCTGAGTTACGTTCAGAAGATTTTGCCGACTTAATTAAGGAATTTCCaagttattagttttatttatttatttatggaaGTGCtactaataataaatttatttattgataaataaattattttacaacaaataacaaattcttttattcaaagaaactatataatatacgtgtaatcttaaattttatttgcggaatatattttatttagtcaCTTTTAGTAGTTAAATTATTTACCATCAATGACAGAAAATATTTTCAAGTTATaaagttcaaatttttataATGTAGATGCGGAAGTTCGGCCTGCTAACTCTGATCGTTTACAAGGTGACTTTGATCGTTTGTTTGATAGTAGAGATATTTAGGTCTGCTAACTCTTTGTAGATTCTCTAATTCACTGGTTCAGTATGGTTCGATCTTTTATCCTTCTTGATCTTTTAAGATTGGTGTTATTCAGCTTAGATATTTCGCTCTTCGACTCTGCAATTTAGATTTGATCGAGATCTAGTCCTTTGGTGTGGCTTCTATCTAGGTGGTTATCTGTCGCCTTGAGTTTGACATTCCCGTATCCGGAAGAAAGTGTGTGGAACTTGAAGTAGTTCTTCTTGCCAGGTTATGAAGCACAGTTTTAAGAGTTCTATTACGTTTTCATTTAGGCAGTTTGGCTTCTCAAGAGGAGGTTTTGAGTGTCGATGGTTGGCCGGGAGCATTTTCGATACGTTCTATCAAAGGATCTCTGGAGTACTGGTTTCTTTGGTTGGTTCTATATGTCTCATCTTATCAGTTTTATGTGGTCTTTGTCCTGTATTTGTTAGGGGTTTCCTCTGATGTCATTGTAGCATTTAGCATGTTTGTTGCTTCCCTTTCataagattttagattttggggATATCTCCTTTTTCCTCCAACTTTAGACTCAAGAGATATACCTTTCATCTGCCTGCATAAGTATGTATTTCACAAGGTTTCACTTTAGCAATATTAGAGCATGATTACTGATCGATTCTCTctgggtttcttttgtttttggggcccaaataaataataaaaaacccaaaatggGTCCATTTAGCCGAGAATCGTTACTGCCGGAAGCAAACCGAGCAACACCCCAAGAACGATACGTGGCATGACGAGAGTGGTTGGAAAGTAAATATAAAactggggttttttttttttctctcatttctttttttctttcttcccgactgtctctttcccttctctcttgtTTCCGCATACGAGAGAAACGGCGATTGATGAAGAAGTCGTAGAAAACAATGGATTCACGTCGAATCCATTGAAATTACCAGCGTAAACTGGTTCTTTGTTGGTTATCCGGAGGCGATGGCTTCCAAATCGGCGAAACCGTTAGATCTGAGAACGACAGTCGGCTGATTCTGGTGGGATAACGACGGTGGTGCCCTGAAGCTAACGGCAAGGTGCAAACCCTAACGAATCGGAGAGAGAAAGTTCGTTTCTCATGTCTGATTGAttgcatgtttttcttttagggtttcagatTAATCGGATTGATTGTTAGGATTTCGGATTAATCCGATTagagtttctttctcttcctcttctaatTGTGTTGATtcgtttctcttcctcttctaatTGTGTTGATTCGTTCCTCTACCTCTTCTAATTGTGTTGATtcgtttctcttcctcttgtaATTGTGTTGATTCGTTGCTCTTCCTCTAGTGTTTGTCTATTAAATCAATTGGTTTCTAGTTTTACTCATCTAAAGTTCTTAATTTGGAGTTTTGGTGGTGTTGATATTGTGTTAGCTTTTGGTTCTTGATTGATCATTGTCTCTGAAAAtgtgtttctcttctttgtgtgtgtgtttgtgtgacAGGCAAATTCGATCTTGCATCGTGGTGTGAGAAGACGTTGTCTAGACTTTGAGGTTCCACAAACATAATCAGCAAACATTGGGCGAATCTTCATCGAGTTGTGTAGTACCTAGCATTGGTCTGCATCTTAATGCCATTGCAATGTCCTCTAAGGCAAGTTTGTTCTGAAACTTGTTACAAACAGATTaatggtaaatattttttactttattcttAACAATCTGTTGGCACTATACTGTGCAGGCGTAAGTCTGAACAATCAGGAGAAGGCGAGTCGTCATGTTGTTGGTATGGTAGCGGATGGATTCTCTTGAAAAGGTATGGTACTCTAGCTTTCAATTGTTTTTGAAAGATGTTGTTTGCGGTTGTGTGTTTGCATGATTTAGTAGCTTTTTCATGTTCTTAAAGTGTTAtgttgtgat encodes the following:
- the LOC104754237 gene encoding uncharacterized protein LOC104754237, yielding MDSLCLNSGLHGVIPAITAVGNGVSGGGVVEVRATATVPSQKRGPFGFSFKYPLTPFWSRGGGGCGIASRRRSGLCLDDAVLVDSSDSRKPIAEERAVAVVDHVETERRNGSWVLKILDVQSMWRDNRDDDDDNDEEDEDEDEDEEVVESDDAVLSEDDGVCGDVCSVLEDDDDKFQLDRESFSKLLRRVTLPESKLYAQMSYLGNLAYSISKIKTANLSKYYGLRFVTSSAEKTESALKAVGNGEVSDETKPNEEVEEEVVEEVEEEEKDKGPRKISASAAYEIVASAASYLHSRTNNILPFSSSSKAENSDNHNDKLANMESSSDVAYSVTSVVAAEEEVKQAVADDLKSTILSPCDWFICDDDQSHTRFVVIQGSESLASWQANLLFEPIEFEGLGAIVHRGIYEAAKGMYEQMLPEVKAHIKTHGSSAKFRFTGHSLGGSLSLLLNLMLLVRGEVPASSLLPVITFGAPFVLCGGDHLLKKLGLPKSHVQAIVMHRDIVPRAFSCNYPYHVAELLKAVNGNFRSHPCLNKQSMLYSPMGELLILQPDETFSPGHDLLPPGNGLYLLTGDYESPDNEDTEEKQRLVAAQTVFLNTPHPLDILSDRSAYGSSGTIQRDHDMNSYLKSVRSVIRKEVNQIRREKREHRRSLWWPILVARESGSSGIAISNGQINSQDFSGMMKTGRKSLQRFSRLVASQHMPLIVVMLFPVKLLCLGAFNVFSFR